The nucleotide sequence GATGTCGTGCTGAACCCCCTGAGCGAAGCGGTTCCACCCCCAGTTGCGGGTGTAGTGGAAGACCGCCGCGCCGAGGAAGGCCGCGCCGATGATCCCGGCAGTGAGCCACAGCTGGCCCGACTGCGTCGTCGGCAGCCACGACTCGGGCACCAGGAAGATGCTGAAGCCGGTTTCGTTGCGGAAGACGGAGTCGATGGCGACCGCGAGCAACAGCGGCGGCAGCAGGTCGAGCACCCGCGCGAGGATGCTGCTGACCAGGCCGACCGCGAAGTAGCCCTTCCGGTCGCCGCCGTACTCGGTGAACAGCCGCCACATCGGCCGGTTGACGGCCTCCCGCTCCTCCTCGAAGGCGTCCGAATCCGGGCCGGCGTCGATATCCACACCGCCATATCGCTCTCCGGACGCAAAAACACGTCGGGATCCGGGCCACGGCGACGCGGCTCGCGCCCGTACGACGGCGTTCAGGCCGGCTCGACCCGGTCGCCCGTTTCGAGGCCGGTGCGGTTGGCCCACCCCCGATTCACCTCCAGCACGTACTTCGCCCGTGCCCTGTAGGGGGCGCCGGTCTCCGCGACATCGGCGTGGAAGATCCGAGTGACGGTGCCGTTCGCGTCCACGAAGACGATGTCGAGCGGGAACGACATTCCCCGCATCACGTAGGCTTGCCGACCCTCCTCGGGGTGGACGAACCACATCCCCTCGTCGGGGGGGAGTGCGTCGGTGTCGCTGAGGCCGGTGTAGCGCTTGGCGCTCGTGTCCGCGACCCGGACGTCGACGGTCGCGAGCTCGGTGCCGTTCGCGTCGTAGGCCGTTACCGTGGTCCGCTCGTAGCCGTCGTCGGCCTCCGTCTCTGTCGCCGTCTCCGTCTCAGTCTCGCTGTTCCGGTCCGTCGGCTCCCTGGTGGGCGTCGCGGTCGAGTCCGGGGGGTCGGGTCCGGTTTCCGCCGGCGCCCGGCTCCCGGGGCTGTCCGCACAGCCGGCGACGGCGCTCGCGCCGACCGCGACTCCCGCGAGCACCTCCCGCCGGCTCCACCTGCCGGCCCGACCATCGGCCATGCGGGCCGTAACAGCGGCAGCCACTTACCGTCGGTGTCACGAGCGCGACACTCGTGTCGGTGCCGCGGGCGTGGTGCTCCGGGACGGCCGCGAAAGCGTGTTACCGTGCCTGCAGGTCGGGCGGTACCTCGACGGTGTCACCGGTCTCGAGGCCGGTGCGGTTGGCCCACCCCCGATTCACCTCCAGCACGTACTTCGCCCGACCCTCGAACCGGCCGGAGGCGTCGACGGCGGCGTGGTGGATGGTGGTCACGGTGCCGTTGGAGTCGACGAAGACGATGTCCAGCGGGAAGGACATGTCCTCCCGCGGGCCGGACATCACGAAGGGGTGGACGGCTTCGGTCTCGTGGACGAACAGCATCCCCTCGTCCGGGGCCAGCGAGTCCGTCTCGCTGAGCCCGACCCGCCGTTTCGTCTGCGTGTCCGCGACCCGGACGTCGACGGTCGCGAGTTCGGTGCCGTTCGCGCTGTAGGCCGTCACCGTGGTCCGTTCGTAGGGGCCGGGGTCGCCGACGAGCAGGCCGGGAAAGAGCGTCAGCAGCAGAACCACACCCGCGGCGAGAAAGAGGGTCGCGCTCACGGCCTGGCGGGTGTCCATGCCGGCAGGTGGGACAGCCAGGGCCTAAGCCTTCCGAAGAGCGGGCCTCCGAAGGGCAAGGATTATTCGCTCGGGCGGACTTGGTTCGGGTGCGGGTTCGTGGTCTAGCTGGCTATGACGCGGCCTTTACAAGGCCGAGGTCGGCGGTTCGAAACCGCCCGAACCCACTCTGCGAGGAACGGACGTGACGAGCGGGTGGGCCGCGGTTTCGCCACCCCGGGAGTCGCAGCGGCCGAGTGAAGCGAGGCCGACCGTCTCCATCCGGTTCGAAACCGCCCGAACCCACTCTGCGAGGAACGGACGTGACGAGCGAGCCCCCATTCAGACTCCGGACTACCCGTCGCTCTCGGCCAGGCGCCGGCCGATGTACCCGCCCAGCGCGCCGAGGCCGGCCCCGTAGGCGGCGACGAACAGCACCACGAGCACCATCGCCAGGAGGACGACCACTTCCAGGCCCGCGGCCGGGACTGCAGACATGCCCGTGAACAGCCCGACGGCGACGAAGAGCAGGATCGACACGCCCGGCACCATCGCCAGGAAGCCGGCGAGCGCGCCGACCCGAACCGACCGGCCGCCGTCGTAGTGTTCGAGGTAGCCCGCGAGCCCGCCGCCGAGCAGCGGCGAGAGCGGGACGAAAGAGAGCACTCCCGTCGCGACCGCGCCGGCGACCGCGTAGGCCCGGCTCGAGTCCGGGGGCTGGTCGGGGGTCGCCCGCCCGTGGGCGCGGTGGCGCACGACGACGTAGCCGACCGCGAAGGCCACCAGCCCGATGCCGGTGACGAGCAGCCCGATCCCGGTCCAGTCCACGACGGCTTCGGCCACCGCGAGCGCCTCCGCATCGGTC is from Salinirussus salinus and encodes:
- a CDS encoding DUF192 domain-containing protein, encoding MADGRAGRWSRREVLAGVAVGASAVAGCADSPGSRAPAETGPDPPDSTATPTREPTDRNSETETETATETEADDGYERTTVTAYDANGTELATVDVRVADTSAKRYTGLSDTDALPPDEGMWFVHPEEGRQAYVMRGMSFPLDIVFVDANGTVTRIFHADVAETGAPYRARAKYVLEVNRGWANRTGLETGDRVEPA
- a CDS encoding DUF192 domain-containing protein, with amino-acid sequence MDTRQAVSATLFLAAGVVLLLTLFPGLLVGDPGPYERTTVTAYSANGTELATVDVRVADTQTKRRVGLSETDSLAPDEGMLFVHETEAVHPFVMSGPREDMSFPLDIVFVDSNGTVTTIHHAAVDASGRFEGRAKYVLEVNRGWANRTGLETGDTVEVPPDLQAR
- a CDS encoding DUF5518 domain-containing protein, with amino-acid sequence METEDTTSREGRTHDFARPLPEYVDWVAAVLVALGGLGLAIGGSALSFVVDRGLLEEGVRSGQVTVVFLERELTDAEALAVAEAVVDWTGIGLLVTGIGLVAFAVGYVVVRHRAHGRATPDQPPDSSRAYAVAGAVATGVLSFVPLSPLLGGGLAGYLEHYDGGRSVRVGALAGFLAMVPGVSILLFVAVGLFTGMSAVPAAGLEVVVLLAMVLVVLFVAAYGAGLGALGGYIGRRLAESDG